The DNA window ATGATTCCTGCTAGAAATGTGTGCATCTGATCCTATACAGACCTTATATTTTGGGTCACACAGGAACCAAACTATGCGTTGTTCAGATCCATCCTCCCTCCACTGAACTGAGCTCACCAGCTCccttcatttttcctttgtgCCTTGGAATGCTGCAAAGCTTCTTCCTTCCTCCCAAACGCCTTCCTGCTGCCCGTCTCAGGCACCAGCTCACAGACTGGTGATGGGGGGGTCTCCCCATTCCTGTTACTGGGAGATGTCCCAGCTGAGACCAGTTTCAccaggcactgcctgccctgctcctttgTCAATGGCAAGTGGGAATATGCTCAGGTGTGTTTATGCAAAGACACACCCCACGGGCCTCAGGTAGAGCAGGCACAAATCTGTGCTCAAATCTGTGCGTGGGCCAGCGAGAGGGGAAGGACACGCTGGCTGTGAACCATCTCCAAACATTGTACAagtgctgtgtctcctcccaggtGTGGGCTGATGGTCGCCGTAGCCACCAACCTTCTGGAATGGCTCCTGTCCGTGACCAACGACACCCTGCACATGGAGATGGAGTCTCAGCTGCGCGAGGTGGAGGAGCGATTCACAGGCAAGGCTCCTTCTTCGCATCCCCATTGGTGTTAGGCTGACATAGGTGACTTCTAGAAGAACATTTCACAGAATatactgagttggaagggacccacaaagatcaGCAAGCCCAGTTCTTGGCCCTGTACAAGACCATTCCCAAGTAGTCCACTGTGTGCCCCAGAGTATTGTCCAACACTtctgaactctgtcaggcttggtgctggtGCACTCCTCTGGAGACCCTCTGGGTCTCAGTGATTCAGATATCTCCAGTTTCCCCAAATGCTGCAACTTCCCTATTATTGGAGGTTGTCTCGAGGAAATGGGCTGCAAGGGGAGAGGATCTtcacctgcagggaggggatCTGCTGTGAAGCCCTAAAACTGAGGTCTAGGAAAGGAAAAGCCCACCATGAATTAGCATTTTTGTTCACTTTTTCCTACTAACTGCAAGCACAGGATTGCCAGACTAGAAGAGGCTCGTGTAATTGCTGTGGTCTTCTTTGTGAGGATATAGAGGAGTAAAGGGGAATCTAATATTCCAGGGGGAGAAATAGAGAAAGCTTTGTTGTGAAGGAAGAGGAGTCTCTTATCCAGCACCTGTGGTGTTGACCATAGATAGGAAAAGACATTAGCTAAGCTGTGTTATTCTGAATCCTCATATACTTTAGGACTGAGCAGTAGCCAAATAACTTCCTTGTGATCCCTGTTTCTGAGGCACAGACACACATGTTGTGCCTGTACTCAAGAAACTCCCAAAGACAGCTGTGACATCCAGGTCATCCCTCTCTTAATTGTCACCTTCCTCTTCTCAAGCTCCAGGCAATGAGACTGCCTTGTGCATATGCCCAAACACGACCATCTGCAGAGTCTTCCAGAAGGGCTACATCCTGCTCTACCCCTTCAACACCGAGTACAGCCTGATCTGCTCCTCCATGCTCTACGTCATATGGAAGAACGTGGGGAGAAGCATCAGCCACCACCACAGCCTGGAAAGGAGGCCCAGATTCAAGCTCAAGGGAGTGCTCTTTGGGCCCGTGCTGGGCACCTGTGTTGTAATCATCGGGGCTTGTGTTTTCATGATGTACCAGATCCAGGCCACCAGCTTGGACCCCAGCCGCCAGATCCTTGTGATCTATTTTACCTACTACATTGTGCTCCTGCCCCTGATGAGTGTGTGTGCCGTGGTTGGGACAATCATCCATGCCTTGGAAAAAAAGGAGCTGGACACAGTGCAAAACCCAACCCGCAGCCTGGACGTGGTCCTGCTGATGAGCGCGGCCCTTGGCCAAATCTGCATGTCCTACTTCTCCATTGTGGCCCTGGTGGCCAGCAACCGCAGAGACCTGCTGAACAGGCTGGCCCTGGCCTACTCTGTCCTCATtatccttcagaacatcagCCAAAATGTTTTTGTCATCGATGGGCTCCACCGACGGCACGTTGTAGCAGCAGCTGAGGCCAAGCATGAGGCCAAGCACGCCGGACACTGTGAGCAGCACAcggtggctgcagagctgcctggggaagaggagggcaCGCAGGACAGCGTACAGGAGCACAGCCAGACACCTCCCGccaaggaggaaaaggaggaagacactAAAGAAGAGCAGAATTGTGAAGCCTGCAGCCAGAGACGAATGAGcgtgctggagctgggacaggagatCCGGAAATTTTCCCTGTCCTACATCCAAACCTACTCTCGCCTGACCTGGAAGAGAAGAGTATTGAGGGAGATCTCGTTCTTCTTAGTTCTGTGCAACATCATAGTAAGTATTGTGCTCTCTGCTCTGTCACAGCTCCGGCTGAGCCACGGTGACCTGTGACACAGACGTGACCTCTTTGTCTTTCTCTGTattccaaacaaaaaacctttgCCCACCAAGTCTCAAGTACTGGTGAGGAAAGCCACGACTGGTTTTGCTGATAATACCCCACCCTCATAATTAGAAAGTCTCTCTTTTACCCTTAGAGTCAAGTATTACTGTGTTTCATGGGAGGAGACAGCTACTAAGTCCTTACTAGCCAAGATTTTAGCCTCTGAGAAAACCCCCACTAGGCTTATTAAGGGTGTTTCATGAGAAACATGAATGAAAATGTCAGGCACCAGCATTAAGTCTCTGTAAACATGAGTGTCCAGGCTTGAAACTCACACAATAAAGTACACTGTGGTCTGGGATCTTGAATCAACACTGCAGCCTTAATCCAGTGAAAACCCATTGCCCAGGGAAACAATGAAACCCCGTAGAAAGAGAAGCAGGCTGGGGCAGAATGGGGCTGTCTTTAGGTTTCCAGGGATTCAACAGGATTTGAATTAGAGCAAGGAGTCAACAGCATAAGTGTGGGATTTTCCTTCTCCTCGCTGGCAAGGTGACTACTGTGATACTCCTTAAATATTCCTACAACTCTTGAGCCAGTGCTGAGATTAGGGTGCAAGTAGGGGacagtttgtcatcctctgacttGTGTCTCTTTCCCTCACATCTCTCCAGCTGTGGATCATGCCCACATTTGGGTCTCACCCCCTGTTTGAGAATGGAATAGAAAGGTCATTTTATGGCTACTCCACCTGGTTTGTGATCGTGAACTTCGGCCTCCCCTTGGCTGTGTTTTACCGCATGCACTCCATCAACGGGCTCCTGGAGGTCTACGTGACAGCCTGAGCCAAGCTGGACCCCCACCCcgggggctggggagggtcaGTGATGCTGAACAAAGATGCAGTAAGCAGTAGATATGCACATGGAAGCTTCTAAGACGTTTTCCCTCCAGTTTCTGCTTGGACTTCTTGTACAACATCACAGTGACTTTCAGAAGAGGTTCTTTAATGTTGTCCTTTTCCACCATAGAGAATAGACTCAAAGCCCATAAACAAACTCTCACTGCTCTCAGGAATCACACATGCAGTCAGCAGTCTGCCAGTGGGTGCTGTTTGGCAGCAAATGGGACTTTACCAACTCCTATTGAGATCACCCAGATAAAAGAATGCAAGGGCAGCCTTCAGCAAAAGCAATGAAGACTGGCCTACACCAATTCAGAAAATCAAAAGCaatcaaaaaataaaagctattaCATGACCTTGCCTTACTGAGAATAAACACTTCTTCTTCCTACAGGCCCTCCCAGAGGTGGGAATCACTAGGGAAGCACTGTGGGTGATCCTTACACACCACAGGTGATGTTATCACTGGTGTGGACTGGCCAAGGTCCCATCCTTGCACAAGGGCCAGCTCAAGAGCAAGCCACTGCCACATCCACTGAGAATCTTTCCCCATCCCAACACGTTAGCCCTTGCTGCTGCCTTGCACACCCACAAACCTTTCTTGAGGTCACCATGCACAGaggaaggcagctgcagaggtgCCTGATCAAAGACCCATTGGGATGTGTTCCATAGGGATGCTTGCTTTGAAAGCATGTGCGAGAGCAAGGGGCTTGTGACTGTGGGTCCAAATCCAGAGCTGATGAACTAAAATAAAGAGATTGAGTTTCCATGTGTGTCTTGTGAAATCTCTGTGTCCGCTCAAGGTCAACTCACATAAATTGCTCTTACATTCAGAGGTTgtgtggggctctgagcaacctggccttgaggaaggaattcctgcccatggcagatgagctttatggtcccttccaacccaaaccattctgggattctcaaTCAAAATCTGTCATGACCCTTACCCAAGCGTGGCACAAAAGGCATTCTCATTATTGCTTCTGTTCCTTTGTAAATGAATGCCAGGATTAGTGTGGGTTTAGGATTACAGCCTAtttatgggggttttttgggatttgctAGTAAAGCAAACTCTCCCAAGACAGTAACAGTGAGGATTCAGCATTGAGGCAGTTTTACTTTCTGTAAAACTGATTGCATGAGCATGAACTTTGCCCAATAAGTGTTTGTATTTGAGCCCATGTCAACAGAAATATGTCATGAAAAATAACAGCTGGATAAATTAGGCTCCAATAAAGTTAATTATTATTCTCATGTCAGTGTTTGTACCATGGGATCCACAGGACATACATGCTAACGTCTGACCTCAAACCTTCTTTGTAGTGACtgacaggctggggacaaggagAGATGGCACTTTGTGGGCAAACCATGACTTGGATTTTGTCCAGTTTAATGGATAAAACACTGGTTTAAGTTACTGAGCTTTCAGAGAGCAGGTGACTTTGGAATGAACGCTGAATACATGACTGAAGACATGATCAGCATGGACAGGAATGAAGCCCACCAGCTCCAACGCTCACCTGCAGCCACCACAGATCAGATAAACAGTCAAGGCCCTCCATGTCCTTTCCTAACAGCCCCTAGGGCCAGGGTGCCTGTTTTACAGGTCTCAACTGCACAAAGGTCTTAGCACATGGTTCACTAACTCAGGAGGCTTGATCCTGTTTGATCTGAGATGATGCTATAAACACAGAAATGGCCAAACCCACACAATTCAGGCTCATTTCCCAGAGTCAAATCTTCATTTTtgattataaaaaaaattaccacTGCAGAGGAAGCCAGCCCACGGTTCACTAGTGgcacaaaaaaaacctcaacataAAACAAACAAGATTATAAACCTCCCTCTgcggaaggagaaaaaaaaagtacccAAGTGCATGTTTCAGTTATCTTTATCTTTCTGTCCATAAGTAAGCAAAGAGTTTACAGTGCAAGTTGATTTCCACAGAACAAGGATCAGACTCCAAACaccaagaaacaaacaaaaaggctTCCAGAGGAACTCACaaagaaataaagcagaaaagagaggACGGAAGAGATCATGAGAACCAGCAGATCCATGGGAGGGAAGAGGCAAAGCACGTGGGACACAGGAGGCCCCGTTCCAGCTGTGAGGTGCGAGTGCCATACAATCAGAGTGTGGCCCCACCAAATCACATTCTTATACATGAGATTCTCCAAGTGAAACAGACCCTGTTTACACCTGAACAGAGGTGGGGTCAGGATGGGAGTAGTGCTGGGTGGCAAAGTGGGTTGGAGATGGGAGGCAGGTGGGGGAATAACCTCTCTCTATTTCACATATTTCTTATCCTTCAGAAAACCGTTCcaattttatttcactttttcctGGCCTGGGACTCCATTCTCTCTCAGTGCCCAGAGGAGGAAACCACCTGACTAGAGGccagtgggagccagcagcacactggagcagctctcTGGGAGAGGATGGCCATGCTGTTAccactgcagctgccagggTTAGGCCAGGGTTGCAGGTCACAGAGTGTGTCACACTGTCCCTGTACTCAATGTGACAGACCTGTTTCCATGCAGTGACGCCGCTGGGCCAAACCTGTGGCAAACAGCTCATGACCAGCAATCCTCCCAAGAGCCTGAATAAAGGAGCACCAAGGATTATGCTTTGATGGAAAGGTCTCCGTTCATGACAGGACCCCTCACATTTCATTGCCTAAAGACCACGTGGGTCTAAGACAGCAGCCCCTCCCAGCAGAACATAACATTTGACTCAAACCTCAAGAGTGTCTCCACTCACCAATGTGTAACCCCACAATGCTAAACCAAGCCAGCTACAGCAGATCTCCCACCAATTTCCATTCTGGCTTCCCAAAATTTATACATGCCTGGGACCCAGTACATTCAAGATCCAATAACTTGGTCAATAAGCAAAATGCCCTGAAGAATTCAACTGTGCCTCAGCACTCTCCACTCCCTACTGACATGGAGATGCTTTTACTCCTACAACTTCCAAATTCCTCCTACAACTTCCCTGAGTGGCTCCCTCAAACCCTTGCCTGAACAGTAGTGTGCAAAAGACCGTTCTGCTCCCTGCATTGCATCAGCCTGCCAGACAAAGATGGAAGGATATGGTTCCTTTCAAATCCAGGTGACAGTGTCCTTTCAGCCAGTGGGAGAAGACTTAAAAGAGTTTGAGTCAGGTCTCTTCTCCTTGCTCTCACTGAGCCAGTCCCTTCCTCCCTGTGTGCTCACATGGTTTAAAATGGGCTTTTAAAAGTAAGACAGGCTCCTTTGCAACAGTCCACCATGAAGGACAGGCTGCTGGGCTTGGAAGCCAAGGAAAAACTTCTGACCCACACCAACAAAACTTCTCAAGCAGCTTTCCAGGAAAGGACTAGAGAGATTCAGAACTGAGACACAAAGTTCTCCTTCAACATCATTTAGGTGGGAAGGACTTCCCTATATGCAACAGAGACACCAGGGAGACACCTGCAGCCAGAAGGGATGCCTTGGAAACTTTATGGAGCTACATGGAAGTAACTGCAGTTTCCAAACCCTGTCTCCTGCAGGAATAGCAGCTTCTCCCTTTGCACCCAATTTACAGCTAGTCTTTTTCAATTAAATGCTGACTCTGACCAGGGCAAGGACAGGGTCAGATTGGTTTCCAAACCACATCCAGAAGCAAAAGAGTAACAGAGGAGCTAAGAACAGTCTTGATTTCTAGTGCAACCACAACAATGGACAATCCCTTAGATATCTTTTACTCAAGGTTCGTGGTgaagggtgagggaagagaagtGAGCTGGGGGGAGGGATGCCCAAGCAGGTCCCGATTAAAGCTTTAAATGACAGGGAGGTAAATGAAGTGATTGTCCTTTTGGTCTCTCAGCTGGACGTGAAATGCAGGAATAGCTGTGATGAAGCAGCACGCCACAGTCCTTAGATCCAGTGTATTTCTCTCAGTAGAGGTAAGTGTTCTCTTCAGACCCGTTGGATTTCAAACAGCTTAACATCTGTGTCATACCAGATGGGGGGATCCACATTCCTGAGACAGAAAGACAAGAGCCACTTTACTCCCTGAGGCCAGTTACATAGAATTCAAATCTCACAGCCATGATTACAGGAGCTGGCTGCACAGCGTGCCTTCCTTTGCATAAAAGGAAATCACTGGTTGAGAGACAACACACCTTACAGGGATGGCAGTATCTACAACATCCCACAAAGCCAGAGCTTTGCATAAAATCTCCGCACCAGACCCTCTGGGCAGCTTTTCtactccctgctgctgccagttcCCAAACAAGCAGCACTCCCAGAACAACCCCTTCATGTCACCCACTCAAAGTTTAGGAGTAGCTGATACACCCAAGGGAAAAACATCTTCCTATCCTGTAAATATGAGATaagccagggctggctgagggcaTGCAATTGTCTCTGTAGGCCTCCCAAAAGTCTGGAAGAGACCAAGCCAGGCTGCACCCAGCTGCTTTACCTCAAATAAATAACTCCCCACATGTAGGTGCGGAACCACATGGCAGTGCCCGAGTTTGCCTGGTACTTGCGGATGAGGATggggtgaggcactggcagcagccccaCCAAGGTGCCATGCTGCAGGAACTTGAGGATCTCCGACTCATCCGTGAGACCCCTGCCAAGACACAGAGCAGGAACATCCTTAGCATGTCCCACAGACACCTCCAAAAGTGCTGCAGCATGAAGGACCAGCAACAAACACAGACACTGAGCTGTGGCCCAGGAGAACACACCCCTCTCCTCTGGAAACAGAGAAGGGATCACACAAACAAGATGTTTGGCAAGCCAAGTAACAACTCTACTGAGCCCGGGATGCTTTCAATTAAACTTTACAAGGTTTCCCTTAGAGGCCCTCCAAATTCAAACTCTGCCAACCTCACATTGCTCCTTAAACACCACACAGCCTTCCTTTCCAAAAATCTCCTTACTTGTCAATGCAGATCTTCTCCACCTGAGGGACCAGCACCTGTAAGAGCCGCATGATTGTCTGCAGGGGGAGCTTTGACTTCCAAGACATCACCTGTAGGTAGGAAAACAGCAGGGAAATCAGTACACTGCATTAGCAGGTTTTTACAGCTGTCTCCACAATCTCTGCAACAAATGAAGTTTACAATGATCACAAAGCTGGTGGGTGAACTGAGTGCACAGGAGCAATACAATAAAACCTGGAGCACTAGAATTATGAGGCAGCCAATAAGATCAGTGGGACATTGGTTTGAAACaggtaaataaaatatttctttgaagATGTCAGTAAACTAAAGTTCTGGAGCTTTGACCTCAAGTGTCTGTGAGGAAATGCTGCTCTTGGAAAGCC is part of the Zonotrichia albicollis isolate bZonAlb1 chromosome 19, bZonAlb1.hap1, whole genome shotgun sequence genome and encodes:
- the OTOP3 gene encoding proton channel OTOP3, yielding MSDKKVSKPCHHCKSRSASVPADTTTIHYEKFWLYRHCSSLEQSHRQAQKAGQLFSGLLAMNVVFLGSAFISSMIFNRVAITLADVWILLSVLKVLCVFWIIYYLMGTSRKPHAVLYRDTHAGHIWVRGAVMLFGSCSILLNVFEIGYSTILVRCKSNVEILFPVVAILFIGTQIYFLWHHSKDCIQVQHNFTRCGLMVAVATNLLEWLLSVTNDTLHMEMESQLREVEERFTGNETALCICPNTTICRVFQKGYILLYPFNTEYSLICSSMLYVIWKNVGRSISHHHSLERRPRFKLKGVLFGPVLGTCVVIIGACVFMMYQIQATSLDPSRQILVIYFTYYIVLLPLMSVCAVVGTIIHALEKKELDTVQNPTRSLDVVLLMSAALGQICMSYFSIVALVASNRRDLLNRLALAYSVLIILQNISQNVFVIDGLHRRHVVAAAEAKHEAKHAGHCEQHTVAAELPGEEEGTQDSVQEHSQTPPAKEEKEEDTKEEQNCEACSQRRMSVLELGQEIRKFSLSYIQTYSRLTWKRRVLREISFFLVLCNIILWIMPTFGSHPLFENGIERSFYGYSTWFVIVNFGLPLAVFYRMHSINGLLEVYVTA